Proteins encoded within one genomic window of Microbacterium soli:
- the xseA gene encoding exodeoxyribonuclease VII large subunit, translating to MTAFEAAAIPGQPPPADSVAPRDSSADAPTSVARLNGTIRDFVARWSTVWVEGEITSWNVRAGNVFARMKDLRSDAQISIRVWSSVRARLPNDLAIGDHVVAAVKADYFVKGGDFSFIVSAMRHVGLGDQLERLEKLRAQLRQEGLFDPARKKSIPFLPHCIGLITGERSDAEKDVLRNAELRWPQVRFRTAYAAVQGDRSVPEVLAALARLDADPDVDVIIIARGGGDPQTLLGFSDERLVRAVAAAATPVVSAIGHENDHPLLDDVADLRASTPTDAAKRVVPDVGEQRALIAQLRARATGRLTQRVSHDIARLEQLRSRPVLRSPEPIIEGRAQEVWLLASRGRDTVARQLDAAARTTAELRASLRALSPAATLARGYGIVHLDDGRIVRDAADAPAGTPLTVTVDRGSLRARSEGEISEAG from the coding sequence ATGACCGCCTTCGAAGCCGCCGCGATCCCCGGCCAGCCGCCGCCCGCAGACTCCGTGGCGCCCCGTGACTCGTCCGCGGATGCGCCGACCTCGGTCGCGCGGCTCAACGGGACGATCCGCGACTTCGTCGCACGGTGGAGCACGGTGTGGGTGGAGGGCGAGATCACCTCGTGGAACGTGCGCGCGGGCAATGTGTTCGCCCGGATGAAGGATCTCCGCTCCGACGCGCAGATCTCGATCCGGGTGTGGTCGAGCGTGCGGGCGCGCCTGCCGAACGACCTCGCGATCGGCGACCACGTGGTCGCCGCCGTCAAGGCCGACTACTTCGTCAAGGGCGGCGATTTCAGCTTCATCGTCTCGGCCATGAGGCACGTCGGCCTGGGCGACCAGCTGGAGCGGCTGGAGAAGCTGCGCGCCCAGCTGCGTCAGGAAGGGCTGTTCGATCCGGCGCGCAAGAAGAGCATCCCGTTCCTCCCCCACTGCATCGGCCTGATCACCGGGGAGAGATCGGATGCCGAGAAGGACGTGCTGCGCAATGCCGAGCTGCGCTGGCCCCAGGTGCGCTTCCGCACCGCCTACGCTGCCGTGCAGGGCGACCGCAGCGTCCCGGAGGTGCTCGCGGCGCTCGCCCGACTGGACGCCGACCCCGACGTCGACGTCATCATCATCGCCCGCGGCGGCGGCGACCCGCAGACGCTGCTGGGCTTCAGCGACGAGCGCCTCGTGCGCGCCGTGGCTGCGGCTGCCACCCCCGTGGTCAGCGCCATCGGCCACGAGAACGACCACCCGCTGCTGGACGACGTCGCCGACCTGCGCGCGTCGACCCCGACGGATGCCGCCAAGCGCGTCGTCCCGGACGTCGGCGAGCAGCGCGCGCTCATCGCACAGCTGCGGGCGCGGGCGACGGGGCGCCTCACCCAACGCGTGTCCCACGACATCGCACGGCTGGAGCAGCTGCGCTCACGCCCTGTGCTCCGCTCCCCCGAACCCATCATCGAGGGCCGCGCCCAGGAGGTGTGGCTGCTGGCATCCCGCGGCCGCGACACCGTCGCCCGACAGCTGGACGCCGCCGCGCGCACCACCGCCGAGCTGCGCGCCTCGCTGCGGGCGCTGTCCCCCGCGGCGACACTGGCCCGCGGCTACGGCATCGTGCACCTGGATGACGGACGCATCGTGCGCGACGCCGCAGACGCCCCTGCCGGCACGCCGCTGACGGTGACGGTCGACCGCGGTTCGCTGCGCGCTCGCTCCGAGGGCGAGATCTCCGAGGCGGGATAG